A stretch of Saccharothrix texasensis DNA encodes these proteins:
- a CDS encoding acyl-CoA dehydrogenase family protein yields MHSLIRAEAAKADHDRRLSPAVVAALVEAGATRMLAPASLGGGEVDLPSWVVAIEDLARADGSAGWTAMTTSATSSLAWYLPPDTATEVFGSPKSVIAGTAAPVGVVVAADGGHHVTGRWGWGSAVPLCDWVVGGAMTPDGPRLMIFPSADVTVHDTWHATGLRATQSHEWEVADAFVPARRQVWPPALRVPGPLPAFPFFAFLAVGVAAVALGIAARSVEEVEALAVTKTPQHGRGLLAEEADAQRDLGTAEARLSAARAFLRAEVAARWAAAVAGTPSTPQDRARLRLACSHAAAEASSITRLAFDVGGGTSVFESSPLQRCLRDAQVAAQHAMVSRRLFETYGKVKLGVPTDTTRL; encoded by the coding sequence ATGCACAGCCTGATCAGAGCGGAAGCGGCCAAGGCCGACCACGACCGCCGTCTCTCCCCGGCGGTCGTGGCGGCACTGGTCGAGGCGGGCGCGACGCGGATGCTCGCGCCCGCCTCCCTCGGCGGCGGCGAGGTGGACCTGCCGTCGTGGGTGGTGGCGATCGAGGACCTGGCCCGCGCGGACGGGTCGGCCGGGTGGACCGCGATGACGACCAGCGCGACGTCGTCGCTGGCCTGGTACCTGCCGCCGGACACGGCCACCGAGGTGTTCGGCTCGCCGAAGTCGGTGATCGCGGGCACGGCCGCCCCGGTGGGCGTTGTCGTCGCGGCGGACGGCGGCCACCACGTGACCGGCCGCTGGGGCTGGGGCAGCGCGGTGCCGCTGTGCGACTGGGTCGTCGGCGGCGCGATGACCCCGGACGGCCCGCGGCTGATGATCTTCCCGTCGGCCGACGTGACGGTGCACGACACCTGGCACGCGACCGGCCTGCGGGCGACGCAGTCCCACGAGTGGGAGGTCGCGGACGCGTTCGTGCCGGCACGCCGCCAGGTGTGGCCGCCGGCTCTGCGGGTGCCCGGACCGCTGCCCGCGTTCCCGTTCTTCGCGTTCCTGGCCGTCGGGGTGGCGGCGGTGGCCCTGGGGATCGCCGCCCGGTCGGTCGAGGAGGTCGAGGCGCTGGCGGTGACCAAGACGCCGCAGCACGGCCGAGGCCTGCTGGCGGAGGAGGCGGACGCACAACGCGACCTGGGCACGGCCGAGGCACGGCTGTCGGCGGCGCGGGCCTTCCTGCGCGCCGAGGTGGCGGCCCGGTGGGCGGCGGCGGTGGCCGGCACGCCGAGCACGCCGCAGGACCGGGCACGCCTGCGCCTGGCGTGCTCCCACGCCGCGGCGGAAGCCTCGTCGATCACCCGCCTCGCGTTCGACGTCGGCGGCGGCACCTCGGTCTTCGAGTCCTCGCCGCTCCAGCGCTGCCTGCGGGACGCCCAGGTGGCCGCCCAGCACGCCATGGTGTCCCGCCGCCTGTTCGAGACCTACGGCAAGGTCAAACTGGGCGTCCCCACCGACACCACCCGCCTCTGA
- a CDS encoding LLM class flavin-dependent oxidoreductase: MRLSVLDRSRVRAGSGHPEALRDTVAFARQAEQLGYHRFWVSEHHGVPGVAGSAPTVLAAAVAAATSRIRVGTGGVMLPNHQPLVVAEQFGVLESLFPGRIDMGLGRSVGFIEAVRKALGHDQEDAADFGRGLAELLGYFTGDRAVRGYPADGLRVPPFVLATGAGARVAAAHGVPLVIGSFRGEDAMIDAITAYRAGFRPSTWAEEPYVVISSTVAVADTAEDAWRLLVPEAWAMAHSRTRGDFPPLSAPDDVLAQPMTSRERGLFEQSLRGHVHGTPSEVAKALDHLVHRTAADEVLVTTSTYDRAAMLDSYRLLAGLYL; encoded by the coding sequence GTGAGGCTTTCCGTGCTGGACCGGTCCCGGGTGCGGGCCGGCAGCGGCCACCCCGAGGCGCTGCGCGACACGGTCGCGTTCGCCCGCCAGGCGGAACAGCTCGGCTACCACCGCTTCTGGGTCTCCGAGCACCACGGCGTGCCGGGCGTCGCCGGGTCCGCGCCGACGGTGCTGGCGGCGGCCGTCGCCGCGGCGACGTCCCGGATCAGGGTCGGCACCGGCGGCGTGATGCTGCCCAACCACCAGCCGCTGGTCGTCGCCGAGCAGTTCGGGGTGCTGGAGTCGCTGTTCCCGGGCCGGATCGACATGGGCCTCGGGCGGTCCGTCGGCTTCATCGAGGCGGTCCGCAAGGCGTTGGGCCACGACCAGGAGGACGCCGCCGACTTCGGCCGCGGGCTCGCCGAGCTGCTGGGCTACTTCACCGGCGACCGGGCGGTGCGCGGCTACCCGGCCGACGGCCTGCGCGTGCCACCGTTCGTCCTGGCCACCGGCGCGGGCGCCCGCGTGGCCGCCGCGCACGGCGTCCCGCTGGTCATCGGCTCGTTCCGCGGCGAAGACGCCATGATCGACGCCATCACCGCCTACCGCGCCGGGTTCCGCCCGTCGACCTGGGCCGAGGAGCCGTACGTGGTGATCTCGTCGACGGTGGCCGTCGCGGACACCGCGGAGGACGCCTGGCGGCTCCTCGTGCCGGAGGCCTGGGCCATGGCCCACTCCCGCACCCGAGGCGACTTCCCGCCGCTGAGCGCGCCGGACGACGTCCTCGCCCAACCGATGACCAGCCGTGAGCGCGGGCTGTTCGAGCAGTCGCTCCGAGGCCACGTCCACGGCACGCCGTCGGAAGTCGCCAAGGCCCTCGACCACCTCGTCCACCGCACCGCCGCCGACGAGGTCCTCGTCACCACCAGCACCTACGACCGCGCCGCCATGCTCGACTCGTACCGCCTGCTGGCCGGCCTGTACCTCTGA
- a CDS encoding chorismate mutase has product MDDVGVPDFDSASSPATPTPAPALPPASLDEVRARIDVIDSELVRLLARRQDLVRAAAAFKVDDQAVRAPDRVAKVIASVRERAAAAGLEPVVAEAVWRAMIGAFIEVELAQHAAGRDAGSPSGA; this is encoded by the coding sequence GTGGATGATGTCGGGGTGCCCGACTTCGACTCCGCGTCCTCGCCTGCGACGCCGACCCCGGCCCCGGCGTTGCCGCCGGCCTCGCTGGACGAGGTCCGGGCGCGGATCGACGTGATCGACTCCGAGCTGGTGCGCCTGCTGGCGCGACGGCAGGACCTGGTGCGGGCCGCCGCGGCGTTCAAGGTGGACGACCAGGCGGTCCGCGCGCCGGACCGGGTCGCGAAGGTGATCGCGTCGGTGCGGGAGCGGGCGGCGGCGGCCGGGTTGGAGCCCGTGGTGGCGGAGGCGGTGTGGCGGGCGATGATCGGGGCGTTCATCGAGGTCGAGCTGGCGCAGCACGCCGCGGGCCGGGATGCCGGGAGCCCGTCCGGCGCGTGA